The Stieleria maiorica genome includes the window TGCCGCCGTTTCCGCGTTGATGGTCGGATCGGTCGTCTCGATCGGGGTGGGCGTGATTCGACTCGCTGACGCAGACTACAAGGACTGAACAGCTAACTCATGAAAGCGACGCTCGAAACGACGTACAAGGCATCCCCTTCGACGCAATCCGATCGCGATCGGCTTGTGCTGGACAATATTGATTACGTCGGGCGGATCCTCAGCACGATGACGTTCTTCAGCAAGAACGACGATCATCGGGAAAACCTCCACTCGGCCGGGATCCTGGGGCTCGTGCAAGCCGCCGCCAGTTTTGACCCCGACCAGGGGGTCGCGTTTCGCACCTTCGCCTACCCGCGTATCCGTGGCGCAATCGTTGATGAATTGCGCAAACAATCGCCCGTCTCGCCGCGCATGATGCGGCACGTCGGCACGATCAAACGGCTGTGCGAGACACTCGAGCCCCCGATCACCCCCGAACAACTTGCCCAGCGATCCAGCCTGTCGATCGAAGTCGTGCTGGAATGCCTGGAAGCGATGCGGTTCATCAAGCCCGATGACTGGAACGATCTTTCGGACGTAGTTCATAAAACTTGGCGGACCAGTATCGATTCTCCGGAAGATTTGGCCGAAAAAGAAGAAATCGGAGAGCTGCTCGCAGAATTGATTGAGCAATTGCCAGAGAAGGAACGCTTGGTGATGACGCTGTACTACGCCGAAGAGTTGAACCTGGCTGAAATCGGCGCCGCGATGGGGTTGTCCGAATCGCGTACCTCACGCCTGTTGGCTGCAGCACGCTTCCGACTCAAAGAGGCCATTCGATGGAAGACAAGCTAGGGATCGGTTTGAAAGAACGCACCGTACGAGTCGGCGGACCACGTGTCCGAGTCGGCCCCACCAAACACTGCAACACCGAACCGGAAGTTCGAGTGGTCAAAGACGGGAATCGAATCGAATCGATCGTGATCGCTTGCGCCTGTGGCGAAGAGATCACGGTGGTTTGCGGCTATGACGAGAATCAGACTACGTGATTAAGACTCGCAGCAACGAACGAACACGCGACCAAGACGCCGCGGCGATCGACGGCCCGCCCGCCGATGGCTGCCGATGCGCGCCGACGAAGCGCCCGATCGCTGTTGCGGTGCTGCTAATGGTACTTGGATGCTGGGCCGCAACGCCGGCCCCGGCCCAAGAGCGGCAGCGTGTGCAGCGCGAACAAAACCCGAATTCGACGCTGCGGAAACTCGATCTGCTGCAGCAGAGTGTCAAACGCCGGCTGAAAACTGCTCTGGGCGTGTCCCAGCCCTCGTCAGAGTCGGGCAGTGTCACGACCGGCGGCCACGACCAAGCCCCGCGCGATTCATACGCTCGCACGGATGAGCGTGTAGCCGGCGGCGCCGACGCCCCGCGCGGACAAATCGATGCGGGGACCACGCCACCGAATTGGACTCCCAACGAAGTCACCGCAGCGCCGCAGTATCAACGGCAGCCGCAATATCAACCGCAGCCACAGTACCAGCCGCAGTACCACCCGCAGACGCAATACGAACCGCAGCAGCCATACCAACCTCCGGCGCAGTACAGCCAACAGCCACCGGCGGTCCAAAACCCGATGCACGTCGACGGGCGGTCCCAGCAGCACGCGGTCGGGCCGGCGGCGTACAACCAGATTCAGACACCGTTGCCGCAGCCGGTTGCCGAATTGGTGACCGGCGAACTGCCCGCGCCGCACCTGCAAGACGGCGGCGGAGAACTGTATCCGCGTTGGGATGGGTCGCCCCCGCCGAACAGCCCGTACGCCGGGGAGCGTCACGAACCCTCCACTGGTGGCAACCGGTGGAATCCTCCGGCGCAGATTCACGGCCAGGGCTACCCCGATCCACGATACGCCGGCCAACCCGAGGCACGCTATGCCGCCTCGGCCGTCAACAGTAATGCTCCGCTGGCGCGCGGCAGTGTTCTGGGCGACAACCAGATCACGGCGACACAACATGCGTTGCGCCTGATCGAAGAGAACGGTGACCTGAAAGCCAAGTTGGCCATGATGGACGCTGAAAACAAGCGTTTGAAAGAAAAGCTCGCACAATCGGAAACGTTGCTGGAACGCTCCAACGAAGCCATCGAGTCGGCGTATGACGAAATCGAAGCGACTCGTCAGCTCAATCGCGATCTCCAAACCAAGCTCAGCGACGCCGAGCAGAAGTACAACCGCTATCTGATGGAAACTGATCGAACGCTGCAATCGATCCGCGAAGAGCTGGACGATGTGTTGGTTCGAGAGATTTCGGCGAAAAGGAATTAGCGTCGTGGATAGAACGAATCGTCGGTTGTTTTTCACGACCTGCACCCTGGTCGCGTTGTCAGGCCATTCCGTCGGGGCCGCGCCTCCCTGGTGGTCCGCACGCTGTAGCGGCAAATGTGGCAAGACCTGTCACTGCGGGACGACTGCGGACGCAACGGCAAAGACGGGGCTGGCGAAATGCCCGCCGCAGCCGGTTCGGACGTCCCCGTTGCTCAGTCAGTTGAAACCCAATCGCGTACTGATCGTAGTGCCGCTGGACCGGCAAGATCGCTTGAAAGAACAGCTGGCGTTGATGCGAACGCTGGCCACCGCGATCCGAAAACAATCGCGAATCGACGTGGTGGAAAGTCCACGGAGAATCTGTGAAGCGTGCTTTCCGATCCACACCGGCCAGTTCGACGAACGCAAACTGGTCGATCTGGGCAATCGGTTTTTCGTCGACACGGTGTTGTACTGCAACATCGAATCGATCGATGCCTACAGTCCGATGCGATTGGAAATCCAGTTCTTGGCCGTCAACGTCGCCCAGTCGGTGGCGATCGCGTCGGGGGCCCACACCTTTGATCTGGCCGATCCGGCCATGAGCGAATGTTTCTACGGCGCGATGAACGCCGATCCCGAAATCAACACCACGCTCAAGAACTCGCCCTCGCGGCTGATCGACTTCGGCGCGGTACGCGTGGCCGGTGCGCTGACGCGGGTCTGGAAGTAGACGTACGCGACAAACTCGCATAAGCTCGGCGTCAACTACCTCGTTCCCAGGCTCCAGCCTGGGAACGGAAATCTCCAGAGGCTCCGCCTCGAGTTGCGCGCGGTGTGTGTGGCGAGAGCCACCCCTGCTGCGCGTTCCATGCGGAGCCATGAAACGCACTGAGAAGTGAAGCAGTACCGATTCCCCCAATCTCTCGTGAACGCTCCCTCCCCACCCCATGGAAACGCCCCCGTCCGTCCGGACGAAGAGTGGGCCAACGCGCTCACGCACGGCGTGGCGGCGTTGTCAGCGCTGCTTTTGGGCGGCTGGCTGGTGCTCGATGCGTTGCCCGACAATCCGGGATTGGCGTTTGCGTGCGGGGCGTACATCGCATCAGTGTTTGCGACGTTCTCGTTTTCGGCGCTCTCGCACACGATTCTGAAGCAACCGTTGTTGGACACGCTGCGGGCCTGGGACCAAGCGATGATCTACGCGATGATTTCTGGGACGTACACACCAATCATATATCGCCATGCCCCCGACGCGGTCCGAGTGCCCCTGTTGACCGCGATCTGGGTCGCCGCGTTTGCCGGGATTGCCGGCAAGTTGTTGCTGCGTCACCGGGTCAACAACGTCGCGACGGTCAGCTATCTGTTGCTCGGTTGGTTACCGGCAATCCCGTTGTATGGCAACGTCCCCTCCGGTCTGGGCTGGGGCATGTTACTCGGCGGGGTGCTGTACACGTTGGGCGTGATCGTGTTGCTGAACGATTCCAAGCTCAAGTACCTGCACGTCGTCTGGCACCTGTTCGTCATCTCCGCCGCCCTGTGCCATTTCATGGCGATTTGGTGGTACGTCGTGGCTTAGTGGGAGCGTGGTCCTCCATCGCTGTACCAAATACGCCAGCCCTCCCGGACGATCGCCGAAGTCCTCTCGCTACACGACGCCCCTTCCGGGCGTTCGTCGAAGCCCTTTCGGTGTACGACGGCCCTTCTGGGCGGTCGCTCTTCCGATCCAATCGGCGCCCGATAGCCCGGAGCGAATCGCGATCGGCCCGATAGGCCGGCGGAAGCTTGACCGGGATCCCGCCGTGCCCTGCTATCGGGTGGCGGGAGATATTCCGCGGTCCGACCGGGGAATATCGGTTTTTACCCCAGTCGGACCACCAATAATTAGTTGTTCGCTCTGCTAACCGATGCCCAACGGCAACGGCCCACTTCTACTCTGTGTCTCTCCGTGGTTGACTATTCATCCACGGCTTTATTGATGCGCTCGAAGAGCGCCCATCGGGTTTTTCAGACCTCTGTTTCCTGGGATTCGCATTTGGTTTCGTCGTTTGACTGGTGCGCTGACAATCCGACGCCTGATATGACGACCCTAAAGTGATTGCTGGATCTAACGGACCGGCTGGCGGGCCGATGTGTCTTAGGCCCGGAGGGTCGGTAGAGTGTCTGCCGGTGGCGTCAGCCACCGGGGACGGATTCCAATCGATGCTCAAGGCCCAGTGGGCCGACACAGTATTCGGGCTTCCAACGCTCTCGGATGGCCAAGAAACCGATTGTGCCGGCCCTTCAGGCCTTGGTGGTTCATTGCATTCGATACCGAGGGTTGACACCACCGGCAAACACTGTGCCAGCCCTCCGGGCTTCATTGCAACTGTCCAATGAAATGAGTGGTGCCAGGGACGTTCGATTTCCCTTGACGATTCCAATCGAGTACATTGGCCACCAGCGGCGATGGTTCGAACCGTCGTCGTGGCCCGACGCGTGAACCATCCGCCCGCACACGCAGGCACGGAGTCGGCGTCAATGGAAAACACAATGTCGTTCGCCGTGCCGCGGTGACCATTGACGTTCCACAACTGATGTGATCGCAGCCGGGAGTTTTTGACCACGAAGGACACAAAGAGCACGAAGGATGGAATTCGATGGCCGATCACATCGCGTCATTGGATGTGCGATTGAATTTCATCGTGCGTTGGGGCCAGGGCTACTTGGATCGGCATCTGAACAGTGCCTCGCTCACGAGTTCACACGCAGCGGTATTCCATTCAATCTTCAACATCCGCAGCCGGTTCGCGCATTTGGTGCCTTCCCACGAATCTGTGGCCAAGACGCGGCGGCTAGCAATTCCATGGTGTCCGGTTGAACCGTGGGTGACATCAGGCGCGGTTCGGCCCTCGTGACTGAACGCATCGCGCAGAAATCATTCCCAGCGTTGGATGGTACCACTCGCACATGATTTTGAAACGCAGAGTCGCTGAGGACGCAGAGATAGGCTTTGAGTGCATCGTCCTCTGCGCTCTCTGCGCCTCTGCGTTTTAATCTCTCCCCCTGCCTTCGTCCTTGACGCGCCGAGTTGTTGCCCCCCATCAACGTGCGACGAACACTCGAACCGAGACTGCGAGCAATTCCATGAGGGGTGATTGATTCATCGATGGCACCAATCGCAAGCCACGCCGTGTGTTGAAACCCGATGGGGTTCCGGTTCTTGGTGGACCATCACCCGGGGGGCGCTGGGCGACCCCGGGCTGTGTTGTGGCACCGCTCCGCAGTGTCTGTCGCACCGGCTGGTCGTGGTCGGACGTCGTTTGCGTCGGCAACGAGGCCTGTCCGGACTGCTACCGCGAGTCGATGGGGCTTGACGAAGCGGCGCTTCTGGGGCGACGCGATGGGTGAAAGTTTTTCGCTCTTGGTACACCTGGTCGTGCGAGAAACGAAGAAGAAAGTGCAAAGGAGGCTGCCAATGAATCGGACTGACTTGCGGTCGCGCAACTCGAGTTCGCCTGGGACTGAAAAGCTGG containing:
- a CDS encoding sigma-70 family RNA polymerase sigma factor — its product is MKATLETTYKASPSTQSDRDRLVLDNIDYVGRILSTMTFFSKNDDHRENLHSAGILGLVQAAASFDPDQGVAFRTFAYPRIRGAIVDELRKQSPVSPRMMRHVGTIKRLCETLEPPITPEQLAQRSSLSIEVVLECLEAMRFIKPDDWNDLSDVVHKTWRTSIDSPEDLAEKEEIGELLAELIEQLPEKERLVMTLYYAEELNLAEIGAAMGLSESRTSRLLAAARFRLKEAIRWKTS
- a CDS encoding GxxExxY protein translates to MEFDGRSHRVIGCAIEFHRALGPGLLGSASEQCLAHEFTRSGIPFNLQHPQPVRAFGAFPRICGQDAAASNSMVSG
- the trhA gene encoding PAQR family membrane homeostasis protein TrhA; this encodes MNAPSPPHGNAPVRPDEEWANALTHGVAALSALLLGGWLVLDALPDNPGLAFACGAYIASVFATFSFSALSHTILKQPLLDTLRAWDQAMIYAMISGTYTPIIYRHAPDAVRVPLLTAIWVAAFAGIAGKLLLRHRVNNVATVSYLLLGWLPAIPLYGNVPSGLGWGMLLGGVLYTLGVIVLLNDSKLKYLHVVWHLFVISAALCHFMAIWWYVVA